CGCGGCCTTTTTTGTTTTTGGGGACAGTTTTGGGTAAGACGCACGCAAGTCGGAGCTATCGGGTCGGGTTTCTGTATTCAGTGACCGGGTCTTATCGCGCTATTGCACAGGATCTTTACGACGGTGCCTGTATGGCACTGGACGAAGTGAATGGCGATGAGGCATTCGATTTTCATCTAAGTCCTGAGTTCAGGGATCCGGCTGGCGTTTCGGAACGCTATACGGATTTTTGTGACAGCCTGATCCGGAAGGACGGATGCAAACATATCATTGGCACGATCACGTCGCTTGCGCGCAAGGAAGTCCTGCCGACGGTCGAGAAATTCGATGCGCTGCTATGGTATCCTTGCCCTTATGAGGGGTTCGAATGCAGCGAAAATGTGATCTATACGGGGGCGAGCCCGAACCAGCATATCCTGCCGCTGTTTGAATATGTCATCCCCAAATTCGGACGCCGCGTATACCTGACCGGGTCGAATTATATCTGGGGCTGGGAGACCAACCGGATCGGGCGCGAATTGATCCACGCCTGCGATGGTGAGGTCCTGGGCGAAAAATATCTTCCCATCGACAGCACCGACATTGATCACATCATTGCGGATATCCGGGCGCAAAAACCGGATTTCATCCTGAACAATCTGATCGGCAATTCCAGCTATGCCTTTGTTAAGGCCTATCGGCGGTTGGCCGAAGAAGACCCTGAATTTGCCGCAGACAAACGCCCGATTGTCAGTTGCAACCTGACCGAATGTGAATTGCCGCAGTTGGGCGCAGCCGGTGTCGGACATCTCTCCACGGCGGTATATTTCGCTTCCCGGACCGATGAACAGAACAGGGAATGGCTGGCGCGCTTCCGCTCCTTCGCCGGAGGGGATCGCATTCCATCTGTGTTCGTGGCCCAGGGCTATGCAACGGTGAGGATGTTGGCGGAGGCCATTCGCCGGGGTGGCACGGATGATGTTCCCACAGTGCGGCAGCATCTTATGAGCGAACCTGCCGATACCCCCTTCGGGCCTGTGCGGATTGATGCCAGTAATAACCATACTGCGCTAACGCCTTTGATCGGCCGGATTGCGGACGCCAGGAACTTCGACATTGTTTCCAGGGCAGACGAGGCTATCGCCCCCGATCCGTATCTGGTGCATTTCGATGCGGATGTTTTCCGTGGCAAGGTCGGACGGGCCGACCGGGCCACTTTACGGGTGGTCCGGCCATGAGGCGTGTGAACCGGATTCCGAATTTCCGCGGCTGGCGTGCCTGGGTGCTGCACCGGCCAAGCGCGGCTATCGATCCGCTTTTGCGCCAGTTGGAGCGATTGGGCATGTCCGTTGACCGTTATTGGCCGGACCTGCCTGCCTTGGGCGGGGTGCCGGAAAAACCCGTGGATATTCTTTTCTTCGACGCGGATATGGGGATGGACGAGCAGTTCCCCTGGGCAGCCGATCAGGCCCCGATTCCGACTGTCGCCCTGATCGGGTCGGAGGCACCGGGCCGACTGGAATGGGTGCTTAGCCGCCAAAGCGGTGCGCATCTGCAAAAGCCGGTTTCCTCTGCCGGGGTGTTCAGTTCCGCGGTGCTGGCGGTTCATGCCTTTGAACAACAACAGAAACTGCAGGCGGAGATTTGCGAGCTGCGCCGACGTCTGAAGCTGCGTCCTGTTGTGGCCAAAGTGCTTATGACCGTCATGCTGAGCCACAATGTCGATGAACATGGAGCGCTTCGGGCAATCCGCGCCGAAGCGATGAAAAAACAACAGACAATCGAGGATTTCTGCGCCGCCATCGTTGCTTCCGGGCGAAGTGGCTCAGCGGACTTCTCGCCAATTGTATCCAATTAAAGAGATAGGGTGAGCATGCTTGTTCTTGCCGAACTGGCCAAAAGGAAACTCGCGCTTGTGGGATTGATCCTCATTGTGATCATCGCCGGTGCCGCCCTCCTTGCGCCATTGATCGCACCATATGATCCGCAAAACCAGATGTTTGACGGGCTGACGATTGAAGGGGCGCCGATCCCGCCCAGCGCACAGTTCTGGCTGGGGACAGACCTGTTGGGGCGCGACCTGCTGTCCCGTCTGATCTATGGGGCGCAGACGTCGCTGATTATTGGTGTGGTCGCCAATGGTTCGGCGGTGCTGATCGGGGCCATGGTTGGCGTCGTCGCAGGATTTTTCCGGGGCTGGATCGGAACAATCCTGATGCGGACAACCGATCTGATGATGGCGTTTCCGGCGCTTCTTCTGGCAATTGTCCTGGCCGCGATTTTCAAGCCCAGCCTGTGGATCGTCGCCATGGTGATCGCCATGGTCAACTGGGTCCAGGTGGCCCGTGTGATCTATACCGAAACGCGGTCGCTGGCGGAGCGTGAGTTTATCGAGGCTGAATGGGGGATCGGCGCGGGACGGTTCCGTATCCTGTTCAAACATATGCTGCCCCATCTCCTCTCAACCATGGTGGTCTGGGCGACGCTTGGTATCGCCACCACCGTACTGTTGGAGGCGACGCTGTCCTACCTGGGTGTGGGTGTACAGCCGCCGACACCAAGTTGGGGCAATATCATCTTCGAGAACCAGACCTATTTCACCTCCGCCCCGTGGCTGGTGTTTTTCCCCGGCATCGCAATCATCCTGCTGGCCCTGGCCTTTAACCTGGTGGGGGATGCGCTGCGGGATATCCTCGATCCGACACAGAAGGGGCGTCACTGATGATTGCCTATATTCTCCGGCGTCTTATTCAGGCGGCTCTGATCCTGCTGGGTGTCAGCGTTATCACTTATGCCTTGCTATTCCTTCTGCCCGCCGACCCGGCGCGTCAGATTGCGGGGCGCAGCGCCACGGTGGAGACGGTTGCCAATATTCGTGCTCAACTGGGCCTGAACCTGCCGTTTTACGAGCAATATCTCCGCTATCTTGGCAATCTTCTGCAGGGTGATTTCGGTCGCTCCTATTTGCAGAAGACCGAGGTAGGGGAACTGATTGTTGCCCGTCTGCCTGCAACCCTTTTGTTGATGGCGGGGGCGATCTTCTGTGAGCTTCTCTTCGGGCTGACGGCAGGGGCGGTCGGGGCGTTGAAGCGGAACACACCGCTGGATCGCGGGCTGATGGTGGCGTCCTTTGTCGGTGTTTCCGCCCCGCAATTCGTGGTCGGCATCCTGATGTTGTATCTGTTTGCGGTGGTTCTCGGATGGTTCCCCATCGGGGGGTACGGCACCTTTGCCCATCTCGTTCTGCCGTCCGTGTCCATGGGATTCCTCGGGGCGGGCTGGTATTCGCGCATGATGCGCTCCTCCATGCTGGATGTGTTGCGGCAGGATTATGTGCGCACCGCTCGCGCCAAGGGGCTGGGCCGTGTCCGTATCTTTTTCATCCATGCCTTTCCCAATGCCCTGCTGCCGATCATTGCGATGATCGGGATTGATATCGGCATGTTCATGAGCGGCATTGTGGTGGTCGAATCCGTCTTCGGCTGGCCGGGTATCGGTCAACTCGCCTGGCAGGCGATCCAGCGGGTCGATATCCCGATCATCATGGGTGTGACCCTGGTTTCGGCCTGCGCCATCGTGCTGGGAAATCTATTAGCGGATCTGATTGCACCTTTTATCGATCCGCGCATCAAGCTGCGCTGACGAAACAAGACGCAGCAATTCAGAAGGTAATCCATGAAAACTCAATCATTCTGGGAGACTTCGAGACATGTATAGAAAACTGTTGAAAGGGGTGGCGCTTGCCGCATTGATCGCGGGGACCACCGTGACGGGGGCCGCCATTCCAACCTCTGCCGCCCATGCTGCCGGCAGTGTGACCGTTACCTATAAGGATGACGTGTCCACCCTGGACCCGGCAATTGGTTATGACTGGCAGAACTGGTCCATGATCAAAAGCCTGTTTGACGGCCTGATGGACTATAAGCCGGGCACCACGGAACTGGTCCCTGATCTGGCTGAGGACTACAGCGTGTCCGACGACGGGCTGACCTATACCTTCAATTTGCGCAAGGGCGTGAAGTTCCACAACGGGCGCGAGTTGAAGGCATCGGATGTCAAATACTCGCTCGACCGTGTTGTGAACCCGAAAACGCAGAGCCCGGGTGCCGGTTTCTTTGAAACCATCAAAGGCTATGACGCTGTTTCCAGTGGTTCTACTGACAGCCTGGCCGGGGTTGAGGCCGTTGGTGACTATACCGTAAAAATTTCCCTCAATCAGCCGGATGCGGCCTTCCTGCATAAAATGGCGCTGAACTTTGCGCATGTGGTGCCGAAGGAAGCGGTTGAGAAATGGGGCCAGGACTTCGGCAAGCACCCGGTCGGTACCGGTGCCTTCATGCTGGACGAATGGACCCTGGGGCAGCGTCTGGTCTTCAAGGCGAACCCGGACTACTACCATGCGGGTATCCCCAAACTCGACAGCATTGTGTTCGAGGTAGGTCAGGAGCCTGTGGTGGCCCTGTTGCGCCTGCAGCGCGGCGAGGTTGATATTGCCGGGGACGGCATCCCGCCGGCAAAATTCCTCGAAGTCATGAAAGACCCGGAATACAAGGATCTGGTTGTTTCCGGTGAACAGCTTCACACCGGCTATATCACCCTCAATACAAAGATCCCGCCGTTCGATAACCTGAAGGTTCGTAAGGCCGTCAATATGGCCGTGAACAAGGATCGCATTGTCCGTGTTATCAATGGTCGGGCCAAACCGGCGAACCAGCCGCTGCCGCCGCTGATGCCGGGCTATAATTCCGACTATAAGGGCTATCCCTTCGACCCGGAAAAGGCCAAGGCGCTGATGACGGAAGCAGGCTATGGCGACGGCGTTGAAACTACGCTTTTCGTTGCCAATACCGACCCGCAGCCGCGCATCGCACAGGCGATCCAGCAGGACCTGTCTGCAATCGGTATGAAAGTGGATATAAAGTCGCTGGCACAGGCCAATGTCATCGCCGCAGGCGGCGAGGCGGACCAGGCACCGATGATCTGGTCGGGTGGCATGGCCTGGATTGCGGATTATCCCGATCCGTCAAACTTCTACGGCCCGATCCTGGGTTGCGGTGGTGCGGTGCCGGGTGGCTGGAACTGGTCGTGGTATTGCAATAAGGACCTGGATGCAGAAGCGGCCAAGTCCGATGCCATGGCAGACCCGGCGCAGGCGGACGAACGCATTGCGATGTGGCGTGACATCTTTACCAAAATCATGGGTGATGCGCCTTGGGTGCCGGTGTTCAACGAACAGCGTTACACCATCCGCTCGCCGCGTATTGATGCCCCGGACGAGCTTCTGGTCGATCCGGTGCATATCCCTGTTCATTATGACTATATTTCGGTGAAATAAACATGTGCAAATCTGCGGATTACACAATCCATGCTGCGCATCATCATCACGGGTGGGATCATTCGATCCCGCCCGTCGAGACCGTTGCGCCCGGCACGACCCTTGAATTCGAATGTATCGACAGTGCCGGCGGGCAGCTTGATTTCGACAGCACGGCTGATGATATTGCCAAATTGGATTTCGGTAAGATCAACCCGGTGACGGGGCCGATTTTCATTGATGGCGCAAAACCCGGCGATGCCGTGAAAATCACCATCGAAGGCTTCAAGCCCTCGGGCTTTGGCTGGACGGCGAATATTCCGGGCTTTGGCCTGCTGGCCGACCAGTTCGAAGAGCCTGCGATGCATATCTGGAAATATGATCCGGATACGATGGCGCCGTCGCTTTTTTTAAAATATGGCAAGGTTCCGCTGAAACCCTTTGCGGGAACCATCGGTCTTGCCCCGGCGGAACCGGGGACCCATTCGGTGGTGCCTCCGCGCCGGATTGGCGGCAATCTCGACATTCGTGACCTGGCTGCCGGGACGACCCTTTACCTGCCGGTCGAAGTGGCCGGTGCATTGTTCTCGATTGGCGATACCCATGCCGCCCAGGGGGATGGCGAGGTATGCGGGACGGCGATTGAAAGCCCGATGAACGCCACCGTGACACTTGATCTGGTCAAGAATGCCCAGCTTGAGACGCCGCGGTTCACCACGCCCGGACCCGTGACCAACCATCTGGACCGGATGGGCTATGAGGTGACGACGGGTATCGCCGATGACCTGATGGTTGCGGCCCGTGATGCGGTGCGGCGCATGGTTGACTGGCTGGGCAAGACGCAGGGCATGGCGGCGGTGGATGCCTATATGCTGTGTTCCGTCTGCGGCGACCTGCGTATCAGTGAAATTGTCGACCAACCCAACTGGGTGGTGTCCTTCTATTTCCCGCGCGTCGTTTTTGAGTGACCGGACTTGCCGGGGCCGGACGGTGAGCCAGTCCTGCCCCGATAGGCCCATAAGAAGAGATTTCCGCAAAGGATGTCAGTATGAGCGATAAGCGTTCGGCCAAGCCGGAAAAGATCCTGGAAATAAGAGACCTGGTAACACAGGTTGCCACGCCCGCGGGGCCGAAAACCGTGGTCGACGGCCTGACCCTGGACCTTCACCGTGGAGAAACCCTGTGTATCGCAGGGGAGTCCGGCAGCGGCAAGTCCATGACGTCGTTGTCGATCATGGGATTGCTGCCCCAGCCGATGGCAAAGGTTGCAGGAGGCAAAATCCTGCTCAACGGCACGAATTTGCTTGAACTGTCGGAGCGCCAGATGCGTGACGTGCGCGGCAACAAGGTCGCCATGATCTTTCAGGAGCCGATGACATCGCTTAACCCCGTCCTGACGATCGGCCGCCAGTTGGGGGAGGCGATTTGGACACACAACCCGACCTCGAAAGCAAAGGTACAGGCGCGGGCACTTGAAGTCTTGAAACAGGTTCGTATTTCCGAACCGGAAAAACGCCTGAAGCAATTTCCGCATGAATTGTCCGGCGGTATGCGCCAGCGCGTGATGATTGCCATGGCCCTGGCCTGCAATCCGGATGTGTTGATTGCTGACGAGCCGACTACGGCCCTCGATGTAACGATCCAGGCACAGATTCTGGGCCTGATGCGTGACCTGCAACGTGAAACCGGGACCGCGATTATCCTGATTACCCATGACATGGGCGTGGTTGCAGAAATGGCCGACCGTGTGATCGTTATGAATCAGGGTAAGGTTGTGGATAGCGGGGCGGTTCACGATCTTTTCGAAGCCCCGCAGGATGCGTACACACAGGATCTTCTCGCCGCGGTCCCTCGGCTGGGGGCCATGACGGGCAGCGACGGTCCGGCAAGCACCAAGGGACAGGCGCTGGATACCAGCGCGGTGGACCCGTTGATTTCGGTCCGCGACCTGACCGTACGCTTTGATATCCACGGCGGATTGCTTCAACGCGTACAAAAACGCGTTCATGCGGTGGAGAAGGTCAGTTTTGATATCTTCCCCGGCGAAACGCTTTCCATCGTTGGTGAAAGTGGCTGTGGCAAGTCGACCACGGGTCGGGCGCTCATGCAGTTGCTGCCCTGGCAGGGGGAGATTGTAGTTGACGGTCAAAAGGTAAATGCCAGATCACATAAGCAGACGCGGGCGTTGCGCCGTGATCTGCAAATGATCTTTCAGGACCCTTATGCCTCGCTTGACCCGCGCATGACTGTTGGTGAACTGGTTGCCGAACCAATGGTCATTCATGGCTTGGCAACGGGACAGGAGCTGGAAGACCGTGTGGAATATCTGTTCAAACGGGTCGGTTTGCCCGCGGATTCCGCCAGGCGCCATCCCCATGAATTTTCCGGGGGGCAACGCCAGCGCGTCTGTATTGCGCGTGCCTTGAGCCTTTCCCCCAAGGTGATCATTGCTGATGAATCCGTGTCGGCCCTTGATGTTTCCGTCCAGGCGCAGGTGCTGGACCTGTTGGGTGAACTGCAGGCGGAAAGCGGCATTTCCTATTTGTTTATTTCGCATGACATGGCTGTCGTCGAACAGATCAGTCACCGTGTGGCTGTCATGTATATGGGCCAGATTGTCGAGATCGGGCCGCGCCGTGCGGTGTTTGAAAACCCGCAGCATCCATACACGAAAAAACTGATGTCGGCGGTGCCGATTCCCGATCCAAAGAAACGGCGGGAGCATTTCAGCCGGATCAGCGGCGAAGTGCCAAGTCCGGTTCATGACCTGGACTATCAGCCGGAATATGCCGACCTGATCTCGGTTGCCACCCAGCATTTCGTGGCACGGACCGCAGTGGAAGCCGCAGTCTGACCAAGCCGATCAACGATTTCGGTATGAAGCCCGTAGCATCAAGCTGCGGGCTTCATACTTTCCGTTGCTGACGCACCTTCACTGACGGTCGCACTGATAACGCTCGATCAGCTTCAGGGCCTGCGCGTGGAGTTGCGGGTCTCCACAGGCCAGGACTTCACCTCCGGAATCGAGACTGAGCGGGGAGCCCTGCCAGTCAGTGATGACGCCGCCCGCCGCCTCGATGACGGGAACAAGAGCGCAGAAGTCATAGGGGTGGAGACCCTGTTCAATCACAATGTCGATCTTGCCACAGGCCAGTTGGGCATAGGAATAACAGTCATAGCCAAAACGGGTGAGCCGGGTCGACCGTGTCAGGTTTTCGTATAGACCCAGGTTTTGCGCCAGCATCTTGTCACCCTCACCGATAAAGCAGATTGCCTGGTCCAGGGTCGGGCATTGCCGGGTTCTGATGACCTGTCCTTTATGATGGGCCTGTCCGCCCCTTATCCCGGTGAAGGTTTTGTCGAGGGCGGGCATATGGATGAGGCCGACAGTCGGGACACCGTCGCGCAAGGCGCTGATGAGGGTGCCGAAAAGCGGCATGCCGGTTATGAAGGATTTGGTGCCGTCTATCGGGTCTATCGTCCAGACGATATCCTGCTTCAGGTTTGAAGAACCGCTTTCCTCTGCGAATATTCCGTGGTCGGGGAAATGCTCCAAAATGACATCCCGAAGGATATTTTCCACTTCCCAATCGGCAACGGTAACCGGGGATTCGTCTGCCTTGTAGTTGACCTGCAGGCTGTTGTTGAAAAAGTGAAGGGCGACCTCCGTGGCATTATTTGCCGCGATCTGCGCGACATTCAGCAAATGTTCATCTGGAATGAAGGTGGCGGTGGTGGCTGTCATTTCGCTCATTCCTCTTCAAATAACTCAGGGCTTGTTTCCTGTATGGAACGGCTGGTCCGGTTGGGCCATTTGCCGCGTGGATAGTGTTTGTTTTGTTCGATAATAAATCAACAAAAATCAACATAAAGCGACAAAAAATGATAAATAGTGTTGACAGAATGTCGAATTGAGAGAAATCTTGAGGGAGAAATTGAGACACAGGCGGTGCCGGAGCCTTACGCATGACCGACAACTATCAGTTTGTTTCAACTTTGCCCTTTTGGACGGGGCCCATTGATCCAAAGCCCCTGGATGGTGGCATCACCAATGTGAATTTCGTGGTGGAGGATGCCGGACAGAAATTTGTGGTCCGGGTTGGGGGCGACATCCCGCTGCATCAGGTGATGCGGTTCAATGAACGTGCGGCAAGCGAAGCCGCGTTCGAAGCGGGAATTTCTCCGGAAGTCGTCTATGCGACCGAAGGTGCGCTGGTTTTGCGTTTCATTGAGGGCAAAACCTACGATGCGGTGGACATACGGCGTCAGCAGACACTGGAAAAGATTCTGCCGGTTATCCGGAAATGCCACCGGGATATGCCTAAATATCTGAAGGGCCCAGCACTGATTTTCTGGGTGTTCCACGTCTTGCGCAATTACGCCTCGACCATTGTTGAGGGGCAGGGACGGCGTGCGGCCGATGTGCCCCAATTGATGGAGATGGCGGAGAAACTGGAAAAGGCCGTTGGGGCAATTGATCTTGTTTACGGTCATAACGACTTGTTGCCCGCCAATTTCCTGGATGACGGTGATCGCCTCTGGCTGATTGACTGGGACTATGGCGGTTTCAACAGTCCGCTTTTTGATCTTGGCGGTCTGGCGTCGAATGCCGGTCTGTCCCCCGGACAAGAGGAATGGTTGCTGGAGGCCTATTTCGACAAGCCCGTGACCGACGATCTGCGCCATCGCTATGCGGCAATGAAATGCGCCTCTCTCTTGCGTGAAACCATGTGGAGCATGGTGTCGGAACTGCATTCCGAAATCGATTTCGACTACGCGACCTATACCGATACGAATTTGAAAAACTATGAAAGTGCGGTTTCCGCCTTTCTTGATATGTGAGGACCCCGAGGATGGACAACGGAAAATCTCTGCCTAATTCTGCCAAAGTAGTGATCATTGGAGGGGGGATCATCGGATGCTCCGTTGCCTATCACCTGGCAAAAATGGGGTGGACGGATACGGTCCTGCTGGAACGCAAGAAGTTGACCTCCGGCACGACCTTCCATGCGGCGGGGCTTGTCGGGCAGTTGCGCTCAAATGCGAATATCACCCAGCTTCTGGGTTATTCCGTGGATCTTTATAACAGGTTGGAAGAGGAAACCGGTCTGGGGACGGGCTGGAAGATGAATGGCGGTCTGCGTCTGGCCTGCAATGAGCAACGCTGGACAGAGGTGAAGCGCCAGGCAACGACCGCACATTCCTTCGGGTTGGACATGCAGCTTTTGACCCCCAAGGAAGCACAGGAGCTTTGGCCCCTGATGCAGGTGGACGACGTAATCGGGGCTGCCTTCCTGCCGACCGACGGACAGGCCAATCCGTCTGATATCACGCAGGCGCTGGCCAAGGGCGCGCGCATGAATGGCGCGACAATCATGGAAGACACCAAGGTTCTGTCCGTGGAAATGGATGATGACGGCGCGATCACGGCCGTTGTAACCGACAAAGGCCGCATCGAATGTGAGAAGGTGGTCTGCTGTGCCGGGCAGTGGACCCGGGATTTCGCCAAATCGGTCGGCGTGAATGTGCCGCTGGTGCCCGTTGAACACCAGTATATGGTGACCGAACCCATTGATGGTGTGATGCCCAATCTGCCGACCCTGCGCGATCCTGACCGGCTGACCTACTATAAGGAAGAAGTGGGCGGACTGGTCATGGGTGGCTATGAGCCGAACCCCATTCCCTGGGCCATGGATGGCATCCCGAAAGGGTTCCACTATACGCTGCTTGGCTCCAATTTCGATCATTTCGAGCAGTTGATGGAGCTGTCCCTTGGCCGCGTCCCGGCGTTGGAGACGGCTGGTATCAAACAGCTGATCAACGGCCCGGAAAGCTTTACGCCGGATGGCAACTTCATCCTGGGGGAGGCTCCGGAATTACGGAACTTCTTCGTCGGGGCCGGTTTCAACGCCTTTGGTATCGCGTCAGGCGGCGGGGCGGGGATGGTTCTTGCCGAATGGGTCGCCAAGGGAGAGCCGCCCTTTGACGTCTGGCCCGTTGATATCCGCCGTTTCGGCAGCCGGCATTTCGACACCGACTGGGTCCGCAAAAGAACGTTGGAGGCTTATGGCAAGCATTACACCATCGCCTGGCCCCATGAGGAGCATAAAAGCGGCCGCCCGGGGCGTCGCTCCCCTCTTTATGACCGCCTGAAGGAAAACGGCGC
The Aestuariispira ectoiniformans genome window above contains:
- a CDS encoding GcvT family protein, which gives rise to MDNGKSLPNSAKVVIIGGGIIGCSVAYHLAKMGWTDTVLLERKKLTSGTTFHAAGLVGQLRSNANITQLLGYSVDLYNRLEEETGLGTGWKMNGGLRLACNEQRWTEVKRQATTAHSFGLDMQLLTPKEAQELWPLMQVDDVIGAAFLPTDGQANPSDITQALAKGARMNGATIMEDTKVLSVEMDDDGAITAVVTDKGRIECEKVVCCAGQWTRDFAKSVGVNVPLVPVEHQYMVTEPIDGVMPNLPTLRDPDRLTYYKEEVGGLVMGGYEPNPIPWAMDGIPKGFHYTLLGSNFDHFEQLMELSLGRVPALETAGIKQLINGPESFTPDGNFILGEAPELRNFFVGAGFNAFGIASGGGAGMVLAEWVAKGEPPFDVWPVDIRRFGSRHFDTDWVRKRTLEAYGKHYTIAWPHEEHKSGRPGRRSPLYDRLKENGACFGEKLGWERPNWFADLASGQKAEDVYSYGRQNWFEAVGQEHHATREAVTLFDQSSFAKFLMVGPDSERALNWICANDVSKPVGAVTYTQMLNDAGGIECDLTVVRVARDQFYIVTGTGYATHDFDWISRNIPEGCNAQLVDVTSGYSVLSLMGPKARAVLAKITPDDVSDKAFPFGVMREIGVAGAPVRALRLTYVGELGWELHLPTEYAVSVYEGLMEAGAEFGIRNAGYRAIESCRLEKGYRAWSSDIGPDHTPVEAGMAWAVKLKTDIDFKGRKAVQEQKQNGVAKQLVCFTVEDPDIVLLGRETIYRDGERVGWLTSAGFGYTIGKSIGYGYVRNKDGVDRAYLESGTYELEVATETVKADLHLKPLYDPAMKRVKC